A section of the Humulus lupulus chromosome 2, drHumLupu1.1, whole genome shotgun sequence genome encodes:
- the LOC133815443 gene encoding uncharacterized protein LOC133815443 translates to MEEIKEMKSQFSKLTGSLAISERGKLPSQPQFNTQGQHMAQTSNSNYQNVKEANAITTRSGKALEDPPIPNTTLKSPNVVSEMPSYAKIMKDLCTVKRKHHVKKTAFLTEQVSAPASVVLQLADRSIKKPQGIVEDVLVQVDKFYYPVDFLILDTQYVVNMESKIPIILGRPFLAIVNALINCRNGLMKISFGNMTLEVNIFHVAKQPHDDDECYQTFLINTLIPEEIQLQSNSNDLDELLSVSESSGFDESINEISCYKDSQNERTKFWQPHFEELPSEREKPKPSAEEVPLVMLAQLPEGSKHVFLGDGDTYHVIISSKLDPSQEIKLIKLLQKLKSALGWTITDIKDADIIYPVADSKWVSPTQVVPKKSGVTVVENEKRALVPTRIVTSWQMCIDYRKLNSATRKDHFPLPFID, encoded by the exons ATGgaggaaatcaaggaaatgaaaagtcaattttcAAAACTGACTGGATCCTTGGCTATTTCTGAAAGAGGCAAACTTCCTTCTCAACCTCAATTCAATACACAAGGGCAACATATGGCTCAAACCTCCAACTCTAACTATCAAAACGTTAAGGAGGCTAATGCCATCACAACTAGAAGTGGTAAAGCTTTGGAAGATCCACCAATACCAAATACTACTTTAAAATCTCCAAATGTTGTCTCTGAAA TGCCATCATATGCTAAAATCATGAAGGATCTTTGCACTGTAAAAAGAAAGCAtcatgtcaagaagactgctttcCTAACAGAGCAAGTGAGTGCG CCTGCTTCTGTAGTCTTACAGCTAGCTGATCGTTCTATTAAGAAGCCTCAaggtattgttgaggatgttcTTGTTCAAGTTGACAAATTCTATTACCCCGTTGACTTCCTCATTCTCGATACTCAATATGTGGTTAACATGGAGTCAAAAATCCCAATCATACTTGGAAGACCTTTCCTTGCTATAGTCAATGCCCTTATTAAttgtaggaatggtctcatgaaaatatCTTTTGGGAATATGACTCTCGAGGTCAATATTTTTCATGTCGCAAAGCAACCACATGATGATGATGAGTGTTATCAGACATTTCTGATTAACACACTCATTCCTGAGGAGATTCAATTGCAAAGCAATTCTAAtgatcttgatgaactcctctcTGTTAGTGAAAGTTCTGGTTTTGATGAGTCAATTAATGAAATTTCTTGTTACAAAGACTCACAAAACgaaagaacaaagttttggcaACCTCACTTTGAAGAGCTACCTAGTGAAAGGGAAAAGCCAAAACCTTCTGCTGAAGAAGTTCCCCTTGTAATGTTAGCCCAACTACCTGAGGGTTCAAAACATGTCTTCCTGGGAGATGGCGATACCTATCATGTTATCATTTCATCCAAACTTGATCCTTCACAAGAAATTAAGCTAATTAAGCTACTGCAAAAGCTTAAATCTGCATTAGGTTGGACGATCACTGATATtaaag ATGCTGACATCATTTATCCAGTGGCTGATAGCAAATGGGTTAGTCCAACTCAGGTAGTACCCAAGAAATCGGGTGTAactgttgttgaaaatgagaaaaggGCCCTTGTCCCCACAAGAATTGTGACGAGTTGGcaaatgtgcattgactatcgaaAGTTGAATTCTGCCACCCGCAAAGATcatttcccacttccattcaTTGACTAG